GAACAGAGATTGAATCAAGCAATTGAAAGAAATGCATTTCTAGAAAGTGAACTTGATGAGAAGGAATCACTTCTTGTTTCTGTCCAGAGGTTAAAAGATGAAGCACGAGGTGAGTTTATTATTAAGGACAATATTTGCTGTGGTGCAAGGTTAACGGAGGCTCTTGTTCAGTGAACCTCTTCCACAGAGGGTTACGATTACATATGTGAATTAAATTATTATTTCATGTTGccattctcttattttttttcaaggCATGACAAGCCTTTTTTGACCAAGTGTAAATTAGTAAATTAGTGgtgaatttgtttttttaatagaATTAACTTTGATTTAAGCATAATTTCACATTGGTACAGTTTTCCCTGAAGTTGAATATAATGCAAGAGCTAATTTCTCATAGTATTTTTACTGGCTGCTTTCCAGCTCTTGTTCTCTTCTGCTTGATTATCCTTTAAGTTGCCTATCAACATGGTTGTTAACCGGCCACCTTAATTTCAAATCTCTCACCGCATGAAATTTAATGTCAATGAATTACTGGCTATTTTTGGTACTGAGGCGACCTGATTTCAAAAAGGCAGACTCGTGTGACCATGAAATAAGCTGAGTAATGTGCTTCCCCAGAGTATTTTGTTTTATGATCCATAATATAGTACTGCATAAAGGCAACATTACCTATAGTCGGTCCTGAACATCAAGTTTCATGTCTTGTGGGGAAGTGAATACAGTACATTTTCCCACATcagaaatgcttgggaccagacattTTCCGGAACAATGGCTTCATGCAGCTCAGTAGCATCAACTTGTATCAtcggttaaacaacaacaaaaaacaacgGCAGGCTTTTTGAGCATGTAATAATGTTTATTATGTACCAAAAAAACAAcctgatctctgcttacaaagtagcaccaaacactagaaattctcctcGATGGCTCTTTTTTTTTATCCCAAATGCTTTTGTCTTAGAATTCTCTTTGATTTTATAAATTGACATGATTTCTTGTTCTGTTATGAATGAACGCTGCTCTACTCCTTCAATAAGTCCATTACACATTTTCACCATGTTGTCACAAAAAGATTCAGTATTCAGAACTTTGGATTCAGGGAAACATATTGCATTGAAGTCATTCCAAAGTGCTGTCATAAACCGTTTGGAATGTACATGAGAGTATGACATACATTGGTTACTTTGACATTTGGTCCTGTAGTCTCACAGTATGCATTATTTCTAAGTGGCAATATATAAAATTCATAATTATTATTCTTCAGTGCAAGAACACCTTTGCTTAACTTCAGTTTTGTGGATATTTAGATCTGCGACAAGAGTTAGCAGTGCGAGAAAGGCAAGAAGTAACGAGAAAATCTGCTCCTAGTTCGCCAACACTGGAGTGTGAGAAGATGGATACAGCTGTTCAAGCTTCACTCTCTCTCCCAGCTACACCTGTAGGAAGAACAGCAGACAATGGGTTTGCTTCACCCAAAGGTATGTGATGGAAGTTTTCCAATAATTACCAGAACTTCTGAGTTTGTGTGCTTATATGTACAGGTATAGATTGCATATTCGAAGGTGATCACCATTCACGTTAATCAGGTTTTAATAAAATTGAATTGTTCAATTGGTCCAAACCAGTCACAACAAACTTCTGAGTTTGTGTGCTTATATGTACAGGTATAGATTGCATATTCGAAGGTGATCACCATTCACGTTAATCAGGTTTTAATAAAATTGAATTGTTCAATTGGTCCAAACCAGTCACAACTGTTAAAGGTGGCCAAGTTGGGAAAAGAATTATCTGAAAGCTTGAGATAACCTAATTGTTAACACTCAAGAATATCAAAACTGTTGAGGCACATGCTTGTTAGTGCAAAGATTTTTCTATTTCTTTTAATATTCTTATTCAATTTTACAAGGATAAGCAAAGCATATACAGACAATTTGTAAAGTATTCAACAAGATTCTCAAATATATAAAGCACGTCCATGTTATACAAGCACCCCTTAACTCTTTAGCCCTATCTAGacacaaaaattttaaatttaaaagtatgATTCATTCCTGCAAGTCAGGTTTTATAGTTAAAgaagaaaagggggggggggaatgaatgaACTGAGGAtctgaaaataattcaggaaGGTCCCCAAACTATTTTAAACTTTTTGTCTGTATGACAAATTGAATAgtgaatcttttctaaatttaaacaagacatagtatccctcagcctctgagcagggtaatagacaatagacaataggagctggagtaggccatttggcccgtcgagccagcaccgccattttagatcatggctgatcattaccatcagtacccctttccagccttatccccataacccttaactccgttacccacaagagtcttatctaactctcttttgaacatagtcagcgaatccgcctctaccaccctctgtggcagagcattccacagattcacacttctctgggtaaaaaaatgctttctcatctccgtcctaaagggcctaccctgtattcttaaactatgccctctagtcctcgtctcccccatcattgggaacaagtaatcagacttcaccttgtctatccccctgatgattttgtatacctcaatcatgtccccccctcatccttctaaactccaatggatacaagtccagtttttctagccttgctgcatccCTCCATCTTATTAATATCGCATTCTCTAGCCAAAAGAGAGGTGAAGAACAGAGTATGACATTTGACTGGAGTTAAACAAATGTTGTCTTCTCCTCTAGTAACAAAAAGTGCAACCAAAGGTTGAGTTCTAGATTTAAAATAAGGATTAGGGACGAGGTTTGGAACACATCCCTCCAGTAGGCTAGGACACATCTAGATTATGTGAAAAGGGAAGCCTCATCTCTCCTACATTTGTCTCAACAAGATGGTATTTGTATACATGTGTCTACCCAAGACCTGTTACATTCCAAGTTGTGGGTTGTTATTTGTATTGTACTTGATTAAACAAGTTTTAACATAAGGGTGGCTTGGTTGGTGTAACGCCtagacagcaccagtgattgggacccaCCCCTCCGTGTCTGCGtgcgttttctccaggggctctggttttctcccactgttcaaaatgtaccaggggtgtaggttaattgggcggcatagactcATGGCCCATTATTgtgctgttatgtctaaatttttaaaataggagTAGGTGATTTGCATGTTGCTCTTGCTCCGCCATTTAATgggatcatggttgatctggccatCAACTCCACTCCAACTATCTGCTTTTTCCCCATCCATCTTACCTCCCACAAATCTGTGTCTCGAGTACATTTAGCCTCGACTGCTTCCTTGCGTAGAGCATTCCGCAGATTCACTATTCTTTAGgaaaagttcctcctcatctcatgtcccctgaatcttgaggctgcgtCCACTagatctagtctcacctacctctcttatctatttctttcataattttctgtGTTCATATAAGactttctctcattcttctgaattgtaGCATGTATAGTCTGAGGttacttaatctctcctcataggttaacCCCTTCTTCtccggaatcaacctggtgaacctcctctgcactattTTTCAAAGCCAATCTATCCTTCCTCCAGGTAACgagaccagaattgcacctaGTACATCAGGTGCAGCCTCAGTGAaacctccctactcttaaattcaatccctctggctATGAAGGCTGCCTTGAGTACCAGTTACACCTGCAaagcaaccttttgcaattcatggacaagaattcctaaatccctttagaCAATAGCATGTTTGAATCTTTCATAATTTCaataatctgatctatttttccttcGAACCTGCATGACCTTGCACTTACTTAccaacatctgcaaacttaaatACACTATacttggcccccccccccccctttccaaatCATCGATAGATCTAGTGAACAGTTGCGGGCACTAAATCCTAGGTTGCTGTTTCTGTGGTTGGCATTTATCCCAAATCTCTGCCTTCTCTTGGTGATCGATACATTACCCCCATTTCCATGCACCCTCATCtattatgtgggaccttattgaaCGCTTTCTAGAAATTCAAGTATACAATGGTCcacctgttctcctctatccaTTGAGCTCATTATATCTCAAAGAATCCGAGTGAATTGGTCAAATGGGACCTCTCTGCCCTCCCTGAATTCATActgcttctgcctgatggaacaatttctatccagatgcTTTGCTGTTTTCTTCCTTAATGATGGCTCAAATTCCACAACTCCTCAAACATGCAAATGATGggagttaaactcttattaataagGGGTTAGGCATTTTCAGTGGCACAAAGCTATTACTTCGGTAAGCATCAGAATAAGTTTCTAAATGCATCTATCGTAGGCTTCCTACCACTATGTAAATACATATTTAGCTCCTGAGATGTGTTTTCACTTAAAATAATGTTCTTTAAAGAAGAGATCTTAAAGAAGAGAGGTTATCCAGATATAGCAAAATGAATTTAAGGTTCAGGAAGCATTTTATATTCACTTGATCAATTGATTATGCACTTTGCCTTAAAGTTGATCGTTCATTATCAGTCCTCATTTTGAAGTCATAAATTCCATTTAGGGATTCACTTTTGATACAAGTGGTCTTCTGAATCATATGGAATCCTAGTGTTTCCACATTCAAAATCTGCCACAAACCAGTACAATTGTCCAGCAttttaagatgttttaaaattaaaattgtagcaaaagaaaCGATCTAACCATGAATATACTAGGTGTTCTTTTTGATTTGCAGAAAATGAACAAATTTGAAACAGCAAATAAGTTGATTCGAAGCTATATTTTCCCTCTGCAGTACAAGTTGAGGTATTAAAATTGATGCTTCACAAAACAGATGCCAAATCTCAGCATTTGAAATTCTGTGCCAAAGACAGGATTTTTTTCCAAACACATTGACAGTTGTAATATTCCAAATTAGATTTTAGTTCTCTCATGTATTAGCTCATGGAATGTTATGGGCATTAAAAAGTGATAtcaaaaatcagtaataaatttagacatacagcataataaCAAGCCATTTAggcccacaaatctgtgctgcccaatttacaccccattaacctacacccctgtatgtttttgaacagtgggagaatgtacagacagtgtgggatcgaAGTCTGGTCCCattcgctggcgctgtgaagacattgcgctaactgccatgGCCCAACCAGACCATGTCACCTTAGTCGTCTAAAGTGTCATTATGAATCTTATTTCTAGTAATCTTACTTTCAAAATGAACATATGTACTGGACTCTATTATATATGTGTATAATCTCACCAAATATATGAGCATTACCCAAAACTAAGTTGTTTGTCTTCCAGCTATACCAAATGGCTATAGCACTACTCCTTTAACTCCATCAGCTAGAATATCTGCACTAAATATTGTTGGAGATCTTTTAAGAAAAGTTGGGGTAAGTACTTGTTTTAACTTTTTTACATCATTTGCAATTTAGTCAATTATCCAGAGcataattagattttttttcaatcaaTTATAGAGTGTAATCCTTTCCTCGTGTTCTTTGTTAGGATTGGTCCTTTGAGATGTTTGAACTAGTACATCTGCCTGTTAATGAAACCCTCAAGGTTCCCTCTCACTATTTAAGGAAGCTCTTTAGCTGCATTACCTTGTTTCTGGGACGCTGCCTGACAATCTAAAACATCTTCACtacttttcactttattttccGCCTTAGGTTCTGTCGTTACCACACTTGATAAGTAATTCTTTAACTGTTCAGTAATCCCTCGGTTTACAGAGAAATATGTTCTGGAACATACttcatagagaaaaaaaattcaagtgaACTTGCTTAATCAAGAAGGGATTACTTTGTATTGCTACATGCAAGACTAAAGAGTCAATGGTGTTATAGTGAAAATTCATACAAATTTTTCTTGATGCCAAGCATGTTTTAGGACATGACATCTTTTTCCTAAATTAAttgcgtttttttttaaatgttcaaattggtgAGGTCCTCAATGAATGCAAGTTATCGTTTTGAACAGTTTTCTTAACAGTTATATTTATTTTTCAGGTAGAAATGTTAAAAATTCATGATTATGTAAAGGTATACAATATGATGCAGGTTTTGAGGATATTAATGGAAGAGAGTACTATGATTAGTTTAGACGAGGGAAGGAAGGTGGTCGGGTCGATGGCTCCTGTTCCTTTGAGACCTTGGTGTATTGTGCACAGGTTCAGATGACTTTCAAGGTGAACAGCTGGCTGCCTTTTATTGTTTTAGATGATGACTAACACTGAACAACAATTCTTTTCAAAAgggttgcttcctgaaaaaaaaaattgaggtttgacaactttaagctgaacacaaagataatttcagatttgcatgtaggaagttggagaaacattaaacatgttaaatttaatttaatcataTTGTGATGTGGACACattacattagttcaactgacctaaaaatgtttttctgcATCTTATGCCCAtcatgtcagtgtcccacaatatcggccagcattgatggattccagttgccctaatattgcttttccatggtctcaGTGTCCTGGtggaacctttcaccatgttcatcactgactgcaccaagatcagcggggaaaaAGTCCAaatgcagagaatgaattttcaatgacatgttgcactttatggttttgtagACTTGAAGGAAATGACAAAAATAGGTTGCATCAAAAAATGATATGTGATGGTAAAATTTTATGGTGATGTTCATTGTCTAGTGTAACCAGTATTGTTAATACCATAATAAGAACTATTAGTTGATCAGCCGTGTATTTACAAAATCTTTTAAATTCTTCTGCTTAAAGACAAAAGCCTTTCCTATTCAGTGTTTGCCAAGTTGAAAAATTCAGAGCTTTTTTGGTGAGGGGCAGGAGTTCAGAGTGTTGAGTGGATGCAAGGTCAGGAGTCCTTTATTTAATGAAAAATAACTGTTCTGTATGCATTTGATTTCCTTGATCATTAATGTGCACCTCTTTTCTAGGCCTTAGAATCAAAGTTAGCAGCGTGCAGGAATTTTGCAAAGGATCAAGCAACGCGAAAAAGTTACAGTTCAGGGAATGGCATTGGCACCTCTACTATGGTCAACAGCGCAAAGTTTTCTAATTCAGGACTTGCAACATACTTCGACAAAGGGTGAGTACTTAATATCCATTAATATCAATTATTGTTAATACATTCGTGTAGAACAATGGCTGAAGGATCAGAGGGAAGATGTTAAATTTAACAGCAAGTTATTCTGATCTGTAATATGCTACTTGAAGGGGACACAGCTGGTTCAATCATACCTTTCACATTAGAAAATAAATTTAGTGGCTCATGGAAGGAACTGGATAGAGAGATAAACGTTTCCAGAATTGACAAGCATATTTCTTGGAACTTATCAAAGATTTTGTTCATTGTGCAACActtcttcatttctttctttggcttggcttcgcggacgaagatttatggagggggtaaaaagtccacgtcagctgcaggctcgtttgtggctgacaagtccgatgcgggacaggcagacacgattgcagcggttgcaagggaaaattggttggttggggttgggtgttgggtttttcctcctttgccttttgtcagtgaggtgggctctgcggtcttcttcaaaggaggttgctgcccgccaaactgtgaggcgccaagatgcacggtttgaggcgttatcagcccactggcggtggtcaatgtggcaggcaccaagagatttctttaggcagtccttgtaccttttctttggtgcacctctgtcacggtggccagtggagagctcgccatataacatgatcttgggaaggcgatggtcctccattctggagacgtgacccatccagcgcagctggatcttcagcagcgtggactcgatgctgtcgacctctgccatctcgagtacttcgacgttaggggtgtaagcgctccaatggatgttgaggatggagcggagacaacgctggtggaagcgttctaggagccgtaggtggtgccggtagaggactcatgattcggagccgaacaggagtgtgggtatgacagcggctctgtatacgcttatctttgtgaggtttttcagttggttgtttttccagactcttttgtgtagtcttccaaaggcgctatttgccttggcgagtctgttgtctatctcattgtcgatccttgcatctgatgaaatggtgcagccgagatgggtaaactggttgaccgttttgagttttgtgtgcccgatggagatgtgggggggctggtagtcatggtggggagctggctgatggaggacctcagttttcttcaggctgacttccaggccaaacattttggcagtttccgcaaagcaggacgtcaagcgctgaagagctggctctgaatgggcaacttcaTTTACACAATTTCAGATgaaatacccctccataaatcttcatccgcgaagccaagccaaagaacctatccagaacatgattttttttttaaaaaaaagcaatatactGGTATCgatatttttatttaaacttGCCGTCTTTAACCCCAGGATTGATTTATTGGGTCATATGGCAGAAACTGTTGATGGGTGGAGCAATCAAAACTTGTTTCCATTGAACTCATTTTAACATCTAGGTTTATGCTTGTAACAGTTCAGGCAAGCAGTGAAATCCCTAATGATCTTGTTGCACCAGAAAGACCTGTATCTTGAGTGAGACAGTAAAGTTCAACTTTGCCATGTTGAAATAACAATAGATAAATGCTGTCAAAACATGGCAGGCCCGACAGTATTTGTGGAAAGCAATTtggaatcaacatttcaggtcaaaaaccTATGTCAGAACTGGAAAAGTGAGGGTATAAATTAATGTTATGTTTCAATAAGGGATGTGGCAGCTTGGATATGGCAAAAGTAATTTTTCTGATTGGATTGCCCTGTTGTGAAGCTATCGAGTTCATAGATTTGAGAGAGaacataaacatgaaaaaacaGAACTGCTAGGCTCTAGGGAAGGCCCAACAGATTATGCCATGCTAAGCCAAAAACTGGATTGGTATTTGGATTTCTGGTACAAAACAAGTTACCCTGAAATGCTGTGTTTGATATGGAGTCTAGAAGGCTGCCATGTGCTCAGATGGAAGTTGAtggtgaattaaattaataaacaaTTAGAAACTCTGGGGTGCTTTGCTTTCTCCATTGCAGAGGAGACAACACAGTACTGTATTTTTATGCATGTAATGCGCACATTGTGTATTACAAACCAGCCCCCCACCTTTTGTGCCTACTATAAAGTGCCCGTTCACCTTTCCCATGCCTGCTATGTGAGAATATTTTTACAAgttgaaagaatgtgcacaattaATAGGGGGCATGtgaaattttgattttgggaatattgctttgtactgaatgccatgatATTCCTATAAACAGCACATTCTTACTtgggcactgcaccttatcaatttTAATTGCCCAGGCCCATCATCCCTGatggaggagattaacatatcaagtgccacTGATTTGAGAcaatagaattaaaatcctgcttaactctgaaccctgtctttgatctatttaattgGTTCCTCTCCAGAGCcgttaatgtgttgcagcagggtatcatctatataatggccAATTGACACATCTGGGgaaagttgattgggtgttaattgcaggAGATTTACTGTGGCAGATAGGATATGTGCTTTGTCTCGTGGCCCATTTAAATGCAAGTTGTTTTTTATCATTAGGGCATGTGCGCATGAACTTGAAAATACAGTCTAAAATGGAGCAGGCTTTACCAGCTGAAAGAAATTTTTGAGTGTCTGCATGATGAGATGGGAAgggatggaaaaaaaagtgttgcaTCTACTCCAatggtagagaaagagagagttcaGTGATGGTGGAATCTTATTAAGTTGTGGCAAACTTCCCTTTTGACCAAGCAGCTTATGTGTATCACACTGAAGCTAACATACCTGCCCCCACACCCCTCCTCCTAATCTTCCACCTCAAATTGAAAGAATTGAATgtactttatttctttattttcatcACCTACCAAAAAATTTAACATGTGCATATTCAAATTTAtatcagaatttgttgttttgtactACTTGAATCATTTGTGGTGAATATTACTGGCAAGAAATGAAAACACTGTATATGCCAGCATATAAGACGACCCTTGAATTTCCACCCAAAATgtgggttttgagctatactcactgtataagacttccccaagtctggcacttaatATACTAATTCGCAATATTTTAATGTTCAAGAATAGTCTTATACACCAGCATATACGGTATACCTTGAGATATTAGTTGGCAAAGATACGTTACATCTAGTTGGCTAAAAAAATCTTGATCATTCCACATGCTGTAACATCTAACCTGCATTAAAAGGCATGCAACACAACCAACTTTTTTGGGCTGTTAGGGGATGACCAATATTTGTACCACACAAGTGCCAGCCAATGACCATCCCCCTCTATTAACTTCCTAAAGATGTCTGTTGGCCCAAAACTCAACTGGACCAGCCACAATCTTGATTAAGAACAAATTGGAAAGAGCATAGGTGATAGGATTCTCAGATGGCAGGATGTGAATCACTCACTAACTCCACTGACAAGGACACATAATGGTGATGGAATCATTTGCACTTACCAAACATTCAAAaaatttcttaaatgattctatTAACATCAATTTAACTCCGCTTCTTGACTATTGTTCCATTAAAGTCTGTGGAATTGAataacgatggtaaaagttcaatgcatatcaagtattgcatcatttatttaGCATGCACACATTTCTTCTCCTCAGAATTTGTGATTTTAGTAATTAACCATCTTAAACTTCTATTTGTAGACACAGTGTAAAAAGTTAATTCAGTATGTTTTCTTTTTGTCAGAAAAGAGAGAGTCTTTTTCACCAAGTATATCATGGGTAACTAATTTTATTGTACACCTCTTTGAAGTGATCACCTGCATGCAGTCTCAACAGTGATGCAAATCGGAGCAGTATTAACACCTGAATTAGCCTTGTTTCACTAACTGCATGGGGATTTTAGTGTTCTGTGAGGCAAGCCTAAAGTGATGTTCAGCATAATTCCTCAGATTTTTAGCTCCTGATAACTCAAAAAGTTACCATACACTTTTATAATCTCTGCCTGTTGGGTTAATTCCATGGTATGTGGTTATTTTGCCTTTGAAtgcatctaaaatttaaaaagggatGGGATCTCTCTGCTAACATTGTCAATCTGCTTTTGGTCATTATCTTGGTAACAAATTTTGTCTTGTAATACTGCTTTAAAAGTACATGATTATAACCATTTAAGATGCAATTGAATCCACTAAGGAACCAAATAGAATGTGGCAAGTGGCTGAGAATGCATTTGAAGATGCAGAATGTTGGAAGTAGCCAAAATTCTGAATCTATTATAACATTTTTCAGTCATGTGTTTCAAACAACTAAGTTTCTTGGTAAGAACATAAGCAATACATTTAATTTGAGTAAAATTGTAAAGATCTTTTTGTCAATCCTCAAATTTGCATAATATAAGGACTGCTTGCTGAAGTGGAGGGGAATGATCAAATCTAAACTAAAACTTTGTGTGCTGGGCTAAACTTTGAAACACTTATTCCTTAATGTAAATTTAAAT
This genomic window from Narcine bancroftii isolate sNarBan1 chromosome 3, sNarBan1.hap1, whole genome shotgun sequence contains:
- the ndel1b gene encoding nuclear distribution protein nudE-like 1-B isoform X5, with amino-acid sequence MDEENPEFATPEEKIKYWKDLALKYKKSFQETREELEEFQEGSRELEAELEAQLEQAEHRNRDLVSDNQRLKLDLEVLKEKLEQQYAQSYKQISMLEDDLGQTRGIKDQLHKYVRELEQANDDLERAKRATIVSLEDFEQRLNQAIERNAFLESELDEKESLLVSVQRLKDEARDLRQELAVRERQEVTRKSAPSSPTLECEKMDTAVQASLSLPATPVGRTADNGFASPKAIPNGYSTTPLTPSARISALNIVGDLLRKVGALESKLAACRNFAKDQATRKSYSSGNGIGTSTMVNSAKFSNSGLATYFDKGKERVFFTKYIMGQ
- the ndel1b gene encoding nuclear distribution protein nudE-like 1-B isoform X4, yielding MDEENPEFATPEEKIKYWKDLALKYKKSFQETREELEEFQEGSRELEAELEAQLEQAEHRNRDLVSDNQRLKLDLEVLKEKLEQQYAQSYKQISMLEDDLGQTRGIKDQLHKYVRELEQANDDLERAKRATIVSLEDFEQRLNQAIERNAFLESELDEKESLLVSVQRLKDEARDLRQELAVRERQEVTRKSAPSSPTLECEKMDTAVQASLSLPATPVGRTADNGFASPKAIPNGYSTTPLTPSARISALNIVGDLLRKVGALESKLAACRNFAKDQATRKSYSSGNGIGTSTMVNSAKFSNSGLATYFDKGKERVFFTKYIMGTK
- the ndel1b gene encoding nuclear distribution protein nudE-like 1-B isoform X3, translating into MDEENPEFATPEEKIKYWKDLALKYKKSFQETREELEEFQEGSRELEAELEAQLEQAEHRNRDLVSDNQRLKLDLEEKLEQQYAQSYKQISMLEDDLGQTRGIKDQLHKYVRELEQANDDLERAKRATIVSLEDFEQRLNQAIERNAFLESELDEKESLLVSVQRLKDEARDLRQELAVRERQEVTRKSAPSSPTLECEKMDTAVQASLSLPATPVGRTADNGFASPKAIPNGYSTTPLTPSARISALNIVGDLLRKVGALESKLAACRNFAKDQATRKSYSSGNGIGTSTMVNSAKFSNSGLATYFDKGLVTGNLKKILTDLQEKNLGVEVYAPTSNSD
- the ndel1b gene encoding nuclear distribution protein nudE-like 1-B isoform X1, which produces MDEENPEFATPEEKIKYWKDLALKYKKSFQETREELEEFQEGSRELEAELEAQLEQAEHRNRDLVSDNQRLKLDLEVLKEKLEQQYAQSYKQISMLEDDLGQTRGIKDQLHKYVRELEQANDDLERAKRATIVSLEDFEQRLNQAIERNAFLESELDEKESLLVSVQRLKDEARDLRQELAVRERQEVTRKSAPSSPTLECEKMDTAVQASLSLPATPVGRTADNGFASPKAIPNGYSTTPLTPSARISALNIVGDLLRKVGALESKLAACRNFAKDQATRKSYSSGNGIGTSTMVNSAKFSNSGLATYFDKGLVTGNLKKILTDLQEKNLGVEVYAPTSNSD
- the ndel1b gene encoding nuclear distribution protein nudE-like 1-B isoform X2 is translated as MDEENPEFATPEEKIKYWKDLALKYKKSFQETREELEEFQEGSRELEAELEAQLEQAEHRNRDLVSDNQRLKLDLEVLKEKLEQQYAQSYKQISMLEDDLGQTRGIKDQLHKYVRELEQANDDLERAKRATIVSLEDFEQRLNQAIERNAFLESELDEKESLLVSVQRLKDEARDLRQELAVRERQEVTRKSAPSSPTLECEKMDTAVQASLSLPATPVGRTADNGFASPKAIPNGYSTTPLTPSARISALNIVGDLLRKVGALESKLAACRNFAKDQATRKSYSSGNGIGTSTMVNSAKFSNSGLATYFDKGAVNGLDQGSAGIGSAPPSSPPGTLPLSV
- the ndel1b gene encoding nuclear distribution protein nudE-like 1-B isoform X7, translated to MDEENPEFATPEEKIKYWKDLALKYKKSFQETREELEEFQEGSRELEAELEAQLEQAEHRNRDLVSDNQRLKLDLEVLKEKLEQQYAQSYKQISMLEDDLGQTRGIKDQLHKYVRELEQANDDLERAKRATIVSLEDFEQRLNQAIERNAFLESELDEKESLLVSVQRLKDEARDLRQELAVRERQEVTRKSAPSSPTLECEKMDTAVQASLSLPATPVGRTADNGFASPKAIPNGYSTTPLTPSARISALNIVGDLLRKVGALESKLAACRNFAKDQATRKSYSSGNGIGTSTMVNSAKFSNSGLATYFDKGI
- the ndel1b gene encoding nuclear distribution protein nudE-like 1-B isoform X6, producing the protein MDEENPEFATPEEKIKYWKDLALKYKKSFQETREELEEFQEGSRELEAELEAQLEQAEHRNRDLVSDNQRLKLDLEVLKEKLEQQYAQSYKQISMLEDDLGQTRGIKDQLHKYVRELEQANDDLERAKRATIVSLEDFEQRLNQAIERNAFLESELDEKESLLVSVQRLKDEARDLRQELAVRERQEVTRKSAPSSPTLECEKMDTAVQASLSLPATPVGRTADNGFASPKAIPNGYSTTPLTPSARISALNIVGDLLRKVGALESKLAACRNFAKDQATRKSYSSGNGIGTSTMVNSAKFSNSGLATYFDKGACAHELENTV